A window of the Lolium perenne isolate Kyuss_39 chromosome 7, Kyuss_2.0, whole genome shotgun sequence genome harbors these coding sequences:
- the LOC127312687 gene encoding uncharacterized protein yields MAYHQRSSSAPSSPRSNKPEVEQQLQSLSTTISSPLATIDTSCDGLRRLEGMYSSIEEMICTPSNQVSLCQTQQRNAVEAELGRSVVLLDLCNAMLESFMELKMTVQELLLALSRGEDACAQVKAYIRLSKKAQKQFKKISKKSVSDKDCRVVMLMAEAREMTISLLESTCRVLSKQVEMPKTFQKSKFMCEKEQLRALESSIGGLETGVELLYRRLIQNRVSLLNTLSL; encoded by the coding sequence ATGGCTTACCATCAAAGATCTTCAAGCGCGCCTTCGAGCCCACGCTCAAACAAGCCCGAAGTCGAGCAGCAGTTGCAGAGCCTGAGCACTACCATCTCTTCGCCATTGGCGACCATCGATACATCATGTGATGGTTTGAGGAGACTTGAAGGCATGTACAGCTCCATCGAGGAGATGATATGTACGCCCAGCAACCAAGTCAGCCTTTGCCAAACTCAGCAAAGGAATGCAGTGGAGGCAGAGCTTGGACGGTCAGTCGTCTTGCTCGACCTCTGCAACGCCATGCTCGAGAGTTTCATGGAGCTGAAGATGACTGTTCAAGAGCTCCTCTTGGCTCTCAGTAGAGGAGAAGATGCATGTGCTCAAGTCAAGGCCTACATCCGGCTATCCAAGAAGGCACAGAAACAGTTCAAGAAGATCAGCAAGAAGAGTGTTTCTGACAAGGACTGTAGGGTGGTGATGCTTATGGCAGAAGCGAGAGAGATGACCATCTCTCTGCTTGAATCCACATGCAGGGTCCTGTCAAAACAAGTCGAGATGCCCAAGACATTCCAGAAGAGCAAATTCATGTGCGAAAAGGAGCAATTGCGGGCACTAGAGAGCAGCATCGGTGGTCTTGAGACCGGGGTGGAACTTCTGTACAGGAGATTGATCCAAAACAGAGTTTCCCTCCTGAATACTCTTAGCTTGTAA